Below is a window of Falco peregrinus isolate bFalPer1 chromosome 3, bFalPer1.pri, whole genome shotgun sequence DNA.
ATATATGACTTAAAGTACCATTATTCAGTAAATGATTCAGtcatttaaagacagaaaagtacTGATTATCACTGACTGCACTAAAATGGGCTTAAAGATCAACTTCAAGTACCTTCAGCAAGATTGAAAACACTTCTCATGCATTCTAGCTCATCTCTTGCCACTCCTCTTAGattaacacaaaataaagtattttcctgtttgctcAGTTACAGCAGTTCCACACCTTTCTCCTCTCTCACTCAGCACTGTTTGGCAGACCAGAGTTGTCTCCAGTACAACTACGCTAtgtcattttcctctttttaacaCCTCTAGACTGcaatttctcattctttccGCATTCAGTTCCTTTGCTATCCCAGATCAACTGCTGCAACACCGTGTAACCCTAACACACAAGGTGATATCATCTCCAGTTTACAAAATCTGAATCCAATAGTTTCAACTATGCTCCTTCACAGCTTCTTAACTCCCACCCACAAACAATCAGCTTCAGCTGGCAAAAAAAGCCTGATGTCAacatctttcactttttttcataaagctttctgcagctgcatgtTGACTTCCATATTGCTTACTGCCTATGACTACTTCGGTGCCAATTcagatggaaaaattaattatataaataGCTACCTTATTAACAGCTACCTCTATTGAAATACAGCCTTccaaagaaacaagcagcaaaCTGCTCTGTAAGATGATTTGCAATGCAGGTCATGCTCAAGTTCCTTAAACTACTTGCAAGAGCTGCATGTAAGTCAATACAACTAATATCCTCTGAATTTTTCCATGCAACTATGATTTTACCAGCTGAGTTTTTAGAGTCATAactaacaagaaaaacaaagactcCTTTTTTAAGAGAGATTACCTGGGGCAGGCAGTTTATCAGCTAACTGATGCAAACTTTCTGCAGCTTCATCATAGATACTGAAGATGAGGAGCAACATGGttggaaacaaaatataaacaaagtcatttagaaacaaaaagatacAACTAACAAATACTACCTGATGTAAGTCTTGTATCTTTAAAATTCTGCACAAATATGCCTAGGCAATGAGATATACTAATCGCCCCTTTTACTGAGGCAGAAGTAGGCTAAATGACTTCAAAACAACCTGCAGTAAAACTGGGGGTAGGAGTCAAGATGGATTAGCAAGGAACTTCTTTTGGTATATACAACTATTAGCTGTTAGGAAACTGTTCAGTTATTCTATAAAATCATCTCtagctaaaaaaattaaagctatgCCAAAATTAATAGAATTCTTTTCAGTAGTAGCAGGGGGTTGTTCACAGTTAACTGTTGCTTTGGTAATAACTTTTACTTGTTAAATTTTCCTGATTCCCTTGGGTTACTACTGTTAAACGTCAGATTACTATACTTCCAATAATACTAATAGCACGCATACTCAGTCATAGACAGTGACTCTCTGCTGTTACTGTCATCTTCCTCAAAATTTTGTATGGCTCCCAGGCACTCATCAATATTTGTTTGGAGAGAATCTTCGTTTTTCTGTGTGTCAGCATTTATTTCCTCCCAGTCAGAACTGCAGAActaataaagcaaaaagaatgaaTTAAGCAAAAAGAATGAATTAAGCAAAAAGAATGAATTAAGCAAAAAGAATGAATTAAGCAAAAAGAATGAATTAAGCAAAAAGAATTTTGAACATCAGTTTTAACTTGCACTACAGACAGGCAGACAGTTGAGGAActtatattctgaaaaaaatatgtcttaCCTGATAATAACCGCATATAACATGACTTGCAAAATACCATTTCTTTGGCCCTGGAATACCAGCCACTGAACATGCTGCAAAGAGATAGACcaattgtttaaaataatcaatCCACTACAATCTATACCTCCCATTATAACGAACACCTCTGTCAACAGACTCTACATTGAGTCATTTAATGTGCCACAAGGACTTGAGTTCAACTTTCCTTTGGCATCATACTTAAGTTCTGAACGTATTAAGGTATAGGTAGTGTCTTGGCAAGTGTCTTAACTCTTACTGATCCTTTCAATAAGTAAGAAAACCTTTAATCTCTTCTCCATTCTGGGCAATACTGCACTCCATGTGCAGAAGCTGTACCATACCTCAAGTAAATCACAACTTCCAAAAACATGGTTTACGCAGTTCACAAAATGAGATCTTTTCTCAACATGTCTATGcaataaaaagcacagaagttcACAACACCTTAACATGCCCACCTTCACGAATTTTAACAGCTTACAGTGGTTTCCCCACATGAATCACAGTTATATGAAAGCTGTGACGAGATGAGCCTAAATGGCTCCAACACTAGATATCCAAACCAAGTAAATAACCAAGATATcatttttaacaaacaaaatgcaaaaccacaACACTCAACCCCTAAAAGTACTAAAGCAGATCTTCAGAATCTTTTTCTACTTTAAGATTATAAAATGATGTAATAAAATATTCGTGGATTAGGGTTCTGAATTGATATCCAACAGACAAATATCGCTTCCACTGAAAAAGTTAGAAGACATCGTAAGAGTAATGAAAATATCAAGCTGTCCACTGACGAGAAATAAGCCCTCTCCTACTCTTCCTTGTTAAGCTGGGTTGAAACCTGTCAACCTTTCAGAAcccttctctttcatttcttgtGCCCGACCTATTTAATGGTCTTCCCACATTCCAGCTGCCAAACTGACATCGGTTCTCCGCAGAAGCAGCCGCAGCAGGCACACTCCCACCGCAGCTTCAGGCACACCACAGACACTGACTGGGCTTCCACACATTTCTGACTTGTTTCACCACAATCACAAAATGTACCTGGGCCAATTCCTCAACAATATTTGCCCTCCCTTATTGTAAATTACTGTATTTACCTGGGAACATGCTCAAATCTGCGTTTGCAGAGGAGTCACAGCTTGCCTTCAGAAGCTGATACATGTTTGCAGCAGTCCcggctgaaagaaaaaaagaaagaaggaataaaaaagttgttttttcttaaaactacTGAGCTACAGAAGtcttcttttcctgcaaatAAAGTTCAGTTTAATACTAAAGCTttagatttttaagaaaacctgtCAGCTGCAGATTTGCAGGAGTTTATAAAGGCAGATTTTGTGAAATTCTCATTAAGGTTGTGCTCAGGAAGGTGCTACCGAGTACACAGCAGTGTCGCAACAAAACACGAAAACCCCTAAATTTCTGAAGGGCCaaatcattaaaaacatttagcCTGAAAGAAAAGGGGGGCAGGTTTAAGGAAATAGGGATGCAGAAAGCCTGCACGGCCGCAGAAACTAGACCAGAGGCCGTGAGGAAAAGCCCTCAGGCAGCGAGCGCGGGCGGATCCCGCGCCCCAGCCCCTCgcacggcccggccccccgcacggcccggccccggccccccgcgccccggaTCCCCGCACGGCCCGGCCCCCCAGCGTCCCCGATCCCCGCACGGCCCGGCCCCCCAGCGCCCCGGATCCCCGCacggcccgggcccggccccccaGCGCCCCGGATCCCCGTATCCGGCCCCCCGCACAGCTCGCCCCCCTGCAGCCGCACCTGCCCCGGCGCCCTCGCCCCGGCGCTCCCCCCAGCGCAGCAGCAGGACGTAGCGGTCCATGGCCCCGGCTGCGAACGGCCCGCGCCGGCCGCCCTTGCGCCGCCCCTCGCAGGGCAGCGCTTCCGCTTCCCGCCGGTGCGGCGGCCCAGGGGCTGCGCTTCCGCTCCCCtcagcggcggcgggggcggccaTGGCCAGCTACACCAAGGCGGCCCAGGTGAGCGCGGCCGCCTGCCCCTCTGGCCGGGCTGTGCTGAGGGAGGCCGTGGCTCCGGGGGACCCTGGCGGCCGCGGCTCCGGGGGACCCTGGCGGCCGCCATGGCGCGGAGAGCGGCCTTGGGGGAGCGGGTGGCCGCTGGGGCAGCAGgccccccgggcagggccgggccggggcggcggggcccctGTGTCGCCGAGCGCCTTGTGGCGCGGCCCTGCGCCCCGGCGTTCGCCCTGAAGGGCCCGGTGTGGGCGTGTGGCCTGTCGGGGGGAGGACGAGGCGACCCGCTGAAGGCTGCTCGGGTTCATAAAAACGGTGGCTGGGCGAGTCGTGCCCTTGGCTGTGAGGGAAGGCGATGCGGGGCGCTAAGTAACCTACTGCGACTTCACGGCTCAGTTGGCAGCCAGAAGGCTTTTTGAAACGGAGCCACCAGCGCTGGTGACCTGGCAGCGTTGTTCATCCCCAGGTGCTTCAGAAGTACGTCCAGCACTGGGGGTATCGCAGTGTAGCGGCACCTCTCCGTCTGTTTAAAGGTTATTCGGAAGAGGTGTTGTTGGATGTTAGTATTTCTTCTAGTATTTTGGAGTGTAAAAAAAGGGTTGATCTACTTAGGCTAGATTTATGGGTGGTAGTGTGTTCTTTTACTATGTTAACTATGATATCTCTTTCTCTTTAGCAATGGGCTACTTTTGCCAGAGCCTGGTATCTCCTCGATGCAAAGATGCAGCCACCAGGAAAAATAGCAGCTGCAACTGTAATGAGACTTGAAGGCAGGCATAAACCTATTTATCATGCACTAAGTGAGTACTGTAGTGGATAAGAGTAAATTTGCTTTCCTTCACTTGTATTTTTCcgatttcagttttaaaatcaaGCCTGATACCTAAGGTTACGTTTTTCAATTAAATTGTAAACATCTTCACTTTCCTTCTCGTCTTTTTCCTTCATACCCCTCTACAACCTTATGTCATCTTTACCAATCCGTATAACGCTTATTATgagttaataattttttttaaaatagctgaatTGCAGTGGGttgtgctttcttttaaaaaaaaagtaatcttgaAACATGtttcattgcatttattttagatATAAAGGTTTAATTCACAGTGCGCATAGTGAAACACGGATGCAATTCTTTATTAGATTTTCTGAATGCTACCTTTCAGTAGCTGCACAACACAGCAGAGTCTTAGAGTGATTCTTCAGTCTGAATAATCTtgaggcagtgggcacaaactggaacacaggaggttccctcagaacatcaggaaacattttttttcctgggagggggctggaaGTGGTTGCCCAAGAGATTGcggagtctccatccttggagatattcaaaagctggtactgcttgagcagggaggctggacaacgtgacctccagaggttccttccaacctcagccattctgtgataaTGAGGCTGGAACCTGCCCTGATGCTTAAATGGGAGATGTAATCCTTGTTGAAAGAGATCttgttgaaatggaaaaaagaaataattttgcttttctgcaaattaaaaGATTTAGCAGTAAAGATGTATCTGTGATCTTAATTACTTGTAATAACTGTAGTGCCTGTCTCATGGTGATGAGCATGTTATAGATAACAAAAAGGTGACCCCTCATTGATGGTACACTGTTGCGTATAATAATGCAGATTTTTCAAGAGACATTACTGAAACGTAAAGGAAGCATTAAACTTTGCAGTAATGTAGAGCATACTAAAACTATACTTGATCTGTTTTTCATAATAGCAGGTAATATTTGTAGTGTTATAAAGACGTTTCCAATACCAGAGTTCTGCTGTTGCAAATTATGTCTTATCCACAAGATGTCACTGGAGACTTAaggctgtttaaaaaataaagcagacgctgacaggaaatgtttttgcttgtCCTGTGGGAAAGATCTTTGATACTTTTATGTCCACGAAGTTACAAAATCCTGGAAAGTCGTTTCAAGGATAACTTTATTTGGTCTAAAGTATTCTGTATATCAATACCAAATGCATTACATCAGAGATTGATGTAGATAGGTTACTACATTTGATACTCTCTAAAAGAGCAAGTTATGAATGAATTTGTGATTGATGTacttaatgctttttctttttgaactaGCAAGAAATATTTGAGTGTCTGTGAGATAGCAATTCCTCAGAAATAATAGCATTGTggggatatttttgttttattttaatttggtaTCCAGGTACACTTTcataaaatcattatttatttattgtattgaAAAGTATCTGGAGCTAAATTTAAGCCGTGGTTagggaaagagagaaacttGATTtcatgtatatttattttttggtttaggTATAATCTTTCATTATTCTCCacagtttcatatttttatatgttgttGGATCATATGCCTTAAATAAGGGGATACAACCTTGTTCAGGCGGTTTGAATCTGATTTTTTAGGTTTCTTCTgcatcttcccttctctctaCCCTTAACACCTTGCATCTTATCTTTGTGAGTACCTTCACAATACGGAACCAAAAATATTGGGCCAAAGTCTTAAAAAATTGGGTGATCTGGTTCTTTATGTTGGATTGTGAGCAGGTATAGGTGAGCCACGTTTGTTGCTCAGGTAGgatttgctgctgttctctgcatCCTCAAAGGAGATGACTAGACTCGGTGGAAGTGTTCTGCAAACCTGTTCTGGCCCAGGTGTTAGTCTAGATTGCATTGTTAGTTTATAATAGCtagaagaagcagcaaagacttgttttctaatgaaaaatttGGCAATTAGTTTGTCAGTCTTGTGAGCTAACAGTTGGCAATATGTACCTTTAATTACTATTTACTCCTTAGTTaaaatgaaggaggaaaaatacatgTACCTGAAGCATGATAGGAATTACTGAAGTTAGAAATGTACAGAGATGTAAAACAGATTTATGGTGGCAACTGTTTAATCTGAAGAGGTGCAGTGTATAAGCTGTATGTAACAAATTGCATATACCATAATGCAATAGAATATACTGGCCTTACTTTTGTGTATTTCTTGAGGAAAACATACATAATTCATAGAAGAATAATTCAATATTATAGCATGAAAATTGTTGACATGCTTGAGGAACCTGGCCAAGCTCAggaagtgggcccatgtgaacctctTGAGGTTCcacaaagccaagtgcaaggtcctgcacctgcGTTGGGGCAGCCCCTAGTATCAGCACAGACTGGGGGATGAATGtactgagagcagccctgtggagaaggacttggaggtactggtggatgaaaagctggacatgaccCAGCAATATGCACTTGCAACCTGGAATGCCAactgtgtcctgggctgcatcaaaagaagcatggtcagcaggtcaagggagatgattctccccctctactccactcttgtgagaccccacctgcagtactgcatctGTCTCTAAGgtccccaacataagaaggacatggacttgttggagccagtccagaggagggccacaaaattattagagggctggagcacctctcctgtgaagacaagCTGGGAGAGTTGgtgttgttcagcctggagaagagatggctctggggagaccttatagcagccttccagtgcctaaagggggcctacaacaaagctggagagggattttttacaagggcctgtagtgacaggacaagggggaatggctttaagctgaaagagggtagattcagattggacataaggaagaaattttttactgtgagggtattgaggcagtggaacaggttgcctggagaagttgtggatgccccatccctggcagtgttcaaagctaggctggatggggctttgagcagcctggtttAGTGGAAAGCGTCCCTGCCCATTCCAAGAGGGGTGGAATTAGATGACCTgtgaaggtcccttccaacccaaaccattctatgtttctatgaaCATAACCCAAAGGAAGAGTTTTCTTGTGTCatattttgtcattatttttcaaaagtagGATACAATTTGACTGTGTTCTTGAGATAGTaaatagttttgctttcttcctatTAAGTGTAGCCATCCATGAGGTGGTGGGAACAATACTATTGAAAGACCAGAGGAAAATTATGTATTAATTTGAAGGAGACATTAGCTGTCCTTAAGTTCAATCTAATTTAAGAAGAACAGATTGCAGTCATTGTTCAGGTAGTGTGTAAGTGTCCTGGTtagtttttcttctggcttGTAATTGTTCATAACTGATCTATTGGTGTATGGAATTGTTAATTCAGTATTTATGCAAGTGGAGAACTATTGGCAAAAATTGCCTTAGATGAACTTATTCTGTCACCTTGtgaacaaataacaaaaaaaaaaaggcacaaggTCAAGTGTCAGTTCTCTGACGTTTATTTGGACATACGGTGTTTTTAGAACTGGTCTGTCAGTAGTGAAAGGCTGCGGCAATGAAGATGTTTAAATTGTGTTTACATTTTAGCTGTAGTTGAAAGTAGAACTTTAAAAGAACACAAGATTAAGAAACAGTAGAAAACTTAATTAAGGTGTGAAATTTGCATTGATTAATTATATGGTCCTATAAAAAATGGATGCTCAGTTTAAGTCCTTCTTACTGTAGCTGCTTTGTGACCAActcaaaaatgtttaaatcaaATGAGCCTCTTCACATACTTTTCTGTTGTTCTAATATGGTAATGCATATGAGAATGAACTTTGGACAGGTAATTTTCCAATTGATTGAATGGGTGGTTATAGTTTATACAGCTAATCAAGATGATtacttctgaaattaaaaactaCATCTTTTTTCATAGTTGTATCATATTTTTGAGATAGTATCAGTTTTACTGGCATTTTATTAGTAAAGATCTATTAAAGTTAGGGTTTCTGGCAAGGTATTGGTGATAGATTATAGACTTAgcacttttaaaacttttgatGTGAAAGTTGCTGATGTAACACTAAGCAAATCTGTATGTGCTCTAACATTAATTTCTGCTTGATTGGTGAAAATGTGGGCTTTTTGCCTGAGagcattgttttattttttgtggggcttccccctccccagtctttttgttccttttatatGTTTAGCCCTACACTGTAATTATTTAATGTAACTGTTTTACTTATCCAAAATATTCAGTCCTCCAGTAAGCCTTGGTACTGTTTTTatgaaaaactaaattaaacaaatatttaagattATTAAGTTGTTTAGAACTAACCCTTTTTTTATTCTGGGTGTGTTGAGATATAGGTGCATATGCTGCATAATGTcttgaataaaataatacaCTTGCCTGTAAGCCAGGTTTCCAGAACTTAGCTGAATAATTGCAACGCTTTAATTATCTGGTCTGATGGTATTTTACCTGCTCACTTGCCTTCTAACCTGACAGTACTAACAAAAATAGTAGTTAGGGTTGGGATTTAAGTGCAGATTTGGATGGTGTGACTCTAAAAGCTCAGATCTTTAAATCTGAGCTTTATGAAGTGCGTGCTTATGTGCTACTTTGTATGTATCGCACATTTTATAGTTGTTGGTTTGGTTGATTATCGGTATGGTTTTGTTAATACTTTCCCCCAATTTGTACCTTGTAGGTGACTGCGGAGATCATGTTGTCATAATAAATACAAGACATATTGCCTTCTCTGGTAACAAATGGGAACAGAAAGTATATTCTTCACATACTGGGTAAGCTTTATAATAAATATTCAAATGAGCTAGTGGTAAacaatgacatattttcttaaTAGTTAAAGTCTTTTTTTCGCATGTTGGTTCAAAAGGGAATTCCTGCTTACATGTTTTGGGCTTTGTTTGCATGTGTTACaatgtttaaatttttcttttttcctttcttttccttttctttctacacaccccaccacccacccccaccctcagTGAATGTTGTTAGGGAAATAATCTAACTCAAAAGTTGTCAGAGCATAGCAGACTTGGTGAGGCAGGTTGTTTTGTATGAATCCATGAACCCAATGATCAGGACTGTTCTGTTTACTAAGCAGTAGAAGGCATTCCTGTTGGCGCTACACATCTAAGATATGTACAGTTACCAACTTCAATTACTTTATCCTACCTGTGCCTGTTTACCTAGAAGTAAATATCAAGATTGATATATTCTTCAACCAGAGaatggggagggaaaaaaaagggaaattggAAAAACTAGTAAGAAATCAAATACACTCAAGATGTACTGATATTTACAATAGTGTTCTATGTATTATTCTGGCAGACGTAACTTGTTTACAGATGGAAGTGCAATGATCAGTTACAGAGGGTATGGCAATGATTGGTTTAGTACTTCTATTTTATACAATGACAACACTAGGTAATATCTTTTAAGTATCAAAATATATCCCATTGGGAGATGAATAAATCATACTGAGAAAGCTAATGTTGCTAGTACTAATATTTCAGTCCTGAAATTCCTTTGCTGAATTGCTGAGAAGTTCTTATTTGTAGTTGATGGAAATTAATGCACTTCTTATCTCCCTCCCACCCCTATGACTTCTTAAAATTTTCCACTAAAAATTCTGTGTAAGTTAAAGCACTTGCTTGAGTACCTAAGTTGGTTTTGAGTGAATGGAATGAATTGTACAATTAAAGCAAATGCTTAAATCTGTGCAGCTCCCTAAGTGGAGCTGTTTTAATTAtgttgggtttattttcatttcacttagGTTGATACCtaataatgtaattaaattgAAACTAGACCCAAGTTTACCTGATGTCCAGGTAATTTCTTGTACCACTGTATCATTCATGTAAAGTATATGCATAAATGTGAATTAGTGCAAGTTACCATATCACATAGACTTAAAAAAGATGGACGCATTACAGCAGTAAAAGTCAAATTTTATTACTGTAGATATGCCAAATCATGCtaagctttatttaaaatagtaagaaaataataaatactgttCAAAATGGTTGTCTTGTATGTCAGCCACAGACTGGTTGTGAGTCTTGATCatcttgaaatatttccaaGTTTTGCATACCTTACTCCCATTGTATTCTGTAGCTGTGGTGGTGTATTGAATAAGCAGTTCTGAAAACATACCCATCTGCTTATGAAGCATAAACTGTTTAATACTCAAGTGAATAAATAAGAAAGTACAAATGGCATTGAACTGAGATACTTAACAGGATAGAATCTTTCTAGTAAAATACAGTTGTTGGTCTCCTGacaaaaacttgcttttttgaAGGTTTATAATAGCGTTACAGTATGGTTCAGGATGTGGCGATGTTTGCGTTAACATCATGCGTGAGCACATAGCATTAAGGTTGtgtgtgttctgtttttctagCTATCCTGGTGGTTTCAAACAACTGACAGCAACTCAGCTGCACTTAAAGGATCCAACTGCTGTGAGtgtttccccttccctttcatTTGTAAagctgatttgttttcatttaattagtTCTCCTAAACAAAGGGGATTAGTTACCTACATGTCTAAAGCTAAACTACAAACATTCTGCTAAGGGCTCTTGGATGCTTAGCTTGTGACAGTGTTTTTGTAAACAGCTGTGTTTTGAGGGTAGGATTCTGCATTTTTGTGATTCTTCCATGCTGCCCAAATGAGCAAATCAAGTTCATTTGCTTCACTCATTTTTGACGGATTCATTTGCTTTTAGTTTCAGGGGTCTGACCTTTCTCGTAAGcaaactgcctcaagttaagCCTAACTAAGCTGTATTTCAGCTTAAGAACCCTACTATTTTTAAGAGCCAGCAAGAATAATGCTAATGTTAAAAATTGTTAGAACGTACACctgcttctttcttccagtAAAATTCAACtgtaatttctgtaaaatgtttagcattttttaaatctttttggCAATGCTGTGTGTTTATGGTCTGTTGGAAATGATGATTACATTGAACTTAAGCTGTTTTACTAAACATCTGTACTAGACTGCTATAAATTTTGAACATCAGTGTTGATGTGTTCattactgattaaaaaaataggatGCTAGATATGAACATTTTGGGATGTTTACTTACATACTATTCTGAATGGTCTGCCCTGGAGGACTGAATTTTCTAAGTACTAGTGTTTCAGAACATGATACGAGGCCCACAAAGGCTGACAGAtacctgcatttatttttgtctttgaaatgctttgGCTTGGTTTACCTTacatagaaaatataaaaatgcttcttccttttcctagTGAAGTTTTATCTGCTGTAAATTCTGGGTTTTGtcaattattcatttttttgtttttatctatGACTTGGAACTCCTGGTTTGTCCCAAGACTCCCTTATACAAGGTGTTCTACAAGTACTCAATAAAAAAAGCAGTCCGCTGTATGAATATGCctggttttcagttttacttttgcagttcctttctttatttaaaGTCAAATGAAATCCCACAgttcagtattattttctgtctagaatttttcaaaacaaatgcttttgagaACAGGCTCTAAGATCATTGTAGTGCCTTAGGGAATTATTATTGGTAGTTCCACATCTAAAATGGGCTGTCCAACCTTTTCCATTTGAGCTTCAGGCAGGTGCTGTGCACGGGGAGGCAGTATTGCACAACTTGTTTGTCAGGGCCTGAGGACTGGATGTTCTATAAATTATCTTCTGGCAGTTATTCTGAAATACCTCTTTCCTTGCCAGACTCATAGATGAATTTCTGTGCAAACAGAGGAGGATTAAATGAATTTCCAATAACTAAAGCATGTTGGACAGAGGCTCAGCAAATGGTGATGTGGCTCAAGGGTTGGACTAATTTAGCAAGAGAAACTTTTTTATAAACAGAATTGTAGAGACCCCTCAGCGATTAACTCTTTCATTCTGTTGAAGATGAAGCATTtggatatatacacacacacacccataAAGATAACCTTATGTGTATTTTTGTCATAAATAATAGCAGTGTATGGTAATTTAACATGATATATTCTGTAGATGTACCTGTTACAGGTTTTGACTTGCATGTGATTTTATGGctagaaacatttatttactaGTTGAATTGTATTGGTATGAAATAGATTGGGGTATGACAAAGATGGAAATTATGGTGTATTATTAACAAGTTTTATGTTTAGAACTAGCTATTAAAACCTGGAAAAGGATTACTTTTTCCtatgaatatgaaaaagaaaacaatgccTAGCCTAAGTAGCATTTGGATCTTAAAAATGTGATCTAAACGACACACAGGTATTGTGGAAACGTTTATAAATCACCTTATTTCACGTCTTTTGAATTAAAGAGAgaccttttctcttttaagcaTGTTAAATGCAATTCCTGTGAAGCCAGTGGAATTAGGTAGGTTGTAGGAAGCAGACTGTGTCTTTCAGTGGAATCAGTCTTCattctgtaaaacatttttgtcctggaggctgttgctttttctctgccctTGGTCCTGTTGTCTCCTGCTAGCTCATCCTGGTAGTGTTTCATTAGATGAGTCAACGTTATTTTGGGGAATAGTGCTGTTACAGAAATTAAGGTGTTATATTAATGGAAGAGACTACTTCCAAGGAAAAGGATGTTGATACAACACCTTGTAAACTTGTGTTACACAGAGATTTTGCAATGGGTATGACTATTTTCGGTTTATGTAAGGAATAGATTAAAGCTTCTAGGGTTCTGTGAGTGTTTGTATCTAGTAGAACTGCAGTACTGCTTAGCACTGTCTTTACTTACATGTATCTAAATTCAAACATACCAAACCccaagataaatatttttctattacagttttgtttaaatgtaGTTTCCAGTATACAGAGAGACtggttttaggaaaaaaaaaaaac
It encodes the following:
- the MRPL13 gene encoding 39S ribosomal protein L13, mitochondrial; amino-acid sequence: MASYTKAAQQWATFARAWYLLDAKMQPPGKIAAATVMRLEGRHKPIYHALSDCGDHVVIINTRHIAFSGNKWEQKVYSSHTGYPGGFKQLTATQLHLKDPTAIVKLTVYRMLPKNLQRRTMMQRLHLFPDDVIPEDIQNNLLQEIPQPRVVPRRLDEYTPEEIAAFPKVWIPPKDFRRR